In the genome of Gordonia rubripertincta, one region contains:
- the trmD gene encoding tRNA (guanosine(37)-N1)-methyltransferase TrmD, whose translation MRLDIVSIFPEYLDPLRVALLGKAIDAGRISVDVHDLRNWTHDVHRSVDDSPYGGGPGMVMKPEVWGPCLDDVCPDDALLVVPTPAGVPFTQATAQRWSTENHLVFACGRYEGIDQRVFADAARRVRVEEVSLGDFVLIGGEVAVMAMIEATVRLIDGVLGNPRSHQEDSFSDGLLEGPSYTRPVSWRGLDVPPVLLSGDHAKVAQWRHEQALERTRVRRPDLLTEPVNPHDDPESDPR comes from the coding sequence ATGCGCCTCGACATCGTCTCGATCTTCCCCGAATACCTCGACCCGCTCCGGGTTGCGTTGCTGGGCAAGGCGATCGACGCCGGCCGCATCAGCGTCGACGTCCACGACCTGCGGAACTGGACGCACGATGTGCACCGCAGCGTCGACGACTCGCCGTACGGCGGCGGACCCGGCATGGTCATGAAGCCCGAGGTGTGGGGGCCGTGTCTCGACGACGTGTGTCCCGACGACGCGCTTCTCGTCGTGCCGACCCCGGCCGGGGTGCCGTTCACGCAGGCGACCGCCCAGCGGTGGAGCACCGAGAATCACCTCGTCTTCGCCTGCGGCCGCTACGAGGGCATCGACCAGCGTGTCTTCGCCGACGCGGCCCGCCGGGTGCGCGTCGAAGAGGTCTCCCTCGGCGACTTCGTCCTCATCGGCGGCGAGGTCGCGGTGATGGCGATGATCGAGGCGACCGTCCGGCTCATCGACGGTGTCCTCGGGAATCCTCGTTCGCATCAAGAGGATTCGTTCTCCGACGGACTCCTCGAAGGGCCGAGTTACACGCGTCCGGTGAGCTGGCGCGGGCTCGATGTCCCGCCGGTACTCCTCAGCGGCGATCATGCGAAGGTCGCGCAGTGGCGGCACGAGCAGGCTCTCGAGCGGACTCGCGTTCGCCGCCCGGATCTCCTCACCGAGCCTGTGAATCCCCACGATGACCCGGAGTCGGATCCCCGCTAG
- a CDS encoding YraN family protein, translating to MSNRRAHVGKLGEDLAAEFVGSLGWAVLERNWRNRYGELDLIAVDPCGPAGPTLVVVEVKTRASRTFDDAVMAVTPDKLARIRRLTRAWLAGQERRWGQIRFDVISVQLDGFTPDDPAAARVRHHRGVHE from the coding sequence ATGAGCAACCGCCGTGCGCACGTGGGCAAGCTGGGGGAGGACCTCGCCGCCGAGTTCGTCGGTTCACTGGGGTGGGCCGTGCTGGAACGCAACTGGCGCAACCGATATGGCGAGCTCGACCTGATCGCCGTCGACCCTTGTGGCCCGGCTGGTCCGACGCTGGTGGTCGTCGAGGTGAAGACGCGTGCCAGTCGCACCTTCGACGATGCCGTGATGGCCGTGACCCCGGACAAGCTCGCCCGGATACGGCGGCTGACCCGTGCCTGGCTCGCGGGGCAGGAACGACGCTGGGGACAGATTCGGTTCGACGTCATCAGCGTGCAGTTGGACGGCTTCACCCCAGATGACCCCGCGGCGGCGCGTGTGAGGCACCACCGCGGGGTCCACGAGTGA
- the ffh gene encoding signal recognition particle protein: MFDSLSDRLTGALKDLRGKGRLSDADIDRTCREIRLALLEADVSLPVVRAFIARIKERAKGAEVSAALNPAQTVVKIVNEELIGILGGETRRVRFAKNPPTVIMLAGLQGAGKTTLAGKLGNWLKQQGHTPLLVACDLQRPGAVSQLQIVGERAGVPVFAPHPGTSVGGEGTLGVTSGDPVSVARAGVEEAKAKHYDVVVIDTAGRLGIDSELMKQASDIRDATTPDEVLFVVDAMIGQDAVSTAEAFADGVGFTGVVLTKLDGDARGGAALSVREVTGQPIMFASSGEKLEDFDVFHPDRMASRILGMGDVLSLIEQAEQHWDAEQAEAAAAKITQGELTLEDFLEQMLMIRKMGPIGNILGMLPGAGQMKDALSQVDDKQLDRVQAIIRGMTPAERDNPKIINASRRLRIANGSGVTVSEVNQLVDRFFEARKMMAQMSGRMGMGGMNRKSNRKGKKGKKGKGRGPTPPKVRGGFPGMPGGMPAGFPDLSNMPAGLDQLPPGLEGIDVSQFQPKKKK; this comes from the coding sequence ATGTTCGATTCCCTCTCCGACCGGTTGACCGGTGCCCTGAAGGACCTCCGCGGCAAGGGGCGGCTCTCCGACGCCGACATCGACCGCACCTGCCGCGAGATCCGGCTCGCCCTGCTCGAGGCCGACGTCTCGCTGCCGGTGGTGCGCGCCTTCATCGCGCGGATCAAGGAACGGGCGAAGGGCGCGGAGGTCTCCGCGGCGCTGAACCCGGCCCAGACGGTCGTCAAGATCGTCAACGAGGAACTCATCGGAATCCTCGGCGGCGAGACCCGCCGGGTGCGGTTCGCCAAGAACCCGCCCACGGTCATCATGCTGGCCGGTCTCCAGGGCGCCGGTAAGACGACTCTCGCCGGCAAGCTCGGCAACTGGCTCAAGCAGCAGGGACACACGCCGCTGCTCGTGGCCTGTGACCTCCAGCGTCCGGGCGCGGTCTCCCAGCTGCAGATCGTCGGCGAGCGGGCCGGCGTGCCGGTCTTCGCGCCGCACCCGGGCACCAGCGTCGGCGGCGAAGGAACACTCGGTGTCACCTCCGGCGACCCGGTCTCGGTCGCCCGCGCCGGTGTCGAGGAGGCGAAGGCCAAGCACTACGACGTCGTCGTCATCGACACCGCCGGCCGCCTGGGTATCGACTCCGAGCTGATGAAGCAGGCCTCCGACATCCGCGACGCGACCACGCCCGACGAGGTGCTGTTCGTCGTCGACGCGATGATCGGTCAGGACGCGGTCTCGACCGCCGAGGCCTTCGCCGACGGTGTGGGCTTCACCGGCGTCGTACTGACCAAGCTCGACGGTGACGCCCGCGGCGGTGCCGCTCTGTCGGTGCGCGAGGTCACCGGTCAGCCGATCATGTTCGCGTCCTCCGGTGAGAAGCTCGAGGACTTCGACGTCTTCCACCCCGACCGCATGGCCAGCCGCATCCTCGGTATGGGCGACGTGCTCAGCCTCATCGAGCAGGCCGAGCAGCACTGGGATGCCGAGCAGGCCGAGGCCGCCGCGGCCAAGATCACGCAGGGCGAGCTGACGCTCGAGGATTTCCTCGAGCAGATGCTGATGATCCGCAAGATGGGTCCCATCGGCAACATCCTGGGCATGCTCCCCGGCGCCGGCCAGATGAAGGACGCGCTGTCGCAGGTCGACGACAAGCAGCTCGACCGGGTCCAGGCGATCATCCGCGGTATGACGCCCGCCGAGCGGGACAATCCGAAGATCATCAACGCCTCACGCCGCCTGCGTATCGCCAACGGGTCCGGCGTGACCGTCAGCGAGGTCAACCAGCTCGTCGACCGCTTCTTCGAGGCCCGCAAGATGATGGCCCAGATGTCGGGTCGCATGGGCATGGGCGGGATGAACCGGAAGTCCAACCGCAAGGGCAAGAAGGGGAAGAAGGGGAAGGGACGCGGTCCCACGCCGCCGAAGGTGCGCGGCGGCTTCCCGGGGATGCCGGGAGGCATGCCCGCCGGCTTCCCGGATCTGTCCAACATGCCCGCCGGACTCGACCAGCTGCCGCCGGGTCTCGAGGGCATCGACGTCTCCCAGTTCCAGCCCAAGAAGAAGAAGTAG
- a CDS encoding RNA-binding protein yields MSAVVADAVEHLVRGIVSNPDDVRVDLVTGRRGRLVEVHVNPDDLGKVIGRNGRTATALRTLVSGIGGRGMRVDIVDTDR; encoded by the coding sequence GTGAGCGCTGTCGTCGCCGACGCGGTCGAGCATCTCGTCCGCGGAATCGTCTCCAACCCGGACGACGTCCGGGTGGACCTCGTCACCGGTCGTCGCGGACGACTCGTCGAGGTCCACGTGAACCCCGACGATCTGGGTAAGGTCATCGGCCGCAACGGTCGTACGGCCACCGCCCTGCGCACCCTCGTCTCCGGTATCGGCGGACGCGGCATGCGCGTCGACATCGTCGACACCGACCGCTGA
- a CDS encoding YbaB/EbfC family nucleoid-associated protein, translating into MQGYEAMVEDLDRQRAELAQTRAALSELTSRAISRDRLVAVTVNARGLAVDISIDPTALRRYRADQLSELLTTLIAEADHALSSRRGELLAAATGPGVDYADARLGPARFDTARDPG; encoded by the coding sequence GTGCAGGGCTATGAGGCCATGGTCGAGGATCTCGACCGGCAGCGTGCCGAACTCGCGCAGACCCGTGCCGCGTTGTCGGAGCTGACCTCCCGGGCGATCAGCCGCGACCGGCTCGTCGCCGTCACCGTCAACGCCCGCGGTCTCGCCGTCGACATCTCGATCGATCCCACCGCCCTGCGTCGCTACCGTGCCGACCAGCTCTCCGAACTGCTCACCACGCTGATCGCCGAAGCGGACCATGCGCTGAGTTCGCGGCGCGGCGAACTTCTCGCTGCCGCAACGGGTCCCGGGGTGGACTACGCCGACGCCCGTCTCGGCCCTGCCCGTTTCGACACCGCTCGGGACCCCGGATGA
- the rimM gene encoding ribosome maturation factor RimM (Essential for efficient processing of 16S rRNA): protein MDLVVGRVVKSHGIRGELVVDVRTDEPELRFARGSVLRGRLPRGGGERGFTVTAAREHSGRLLVSLDGIAGRDAADALRGTLFLIDSSEVEPSDDPDEFYDHELEGVPVQLADGAEVGVVESVLHMPGGELLSVRTPDKREVLIPFVREIVPTVTRELIVIDPPEGLLDPDSADGAK from the coding sequence GTGGATCTCGTCGTCGGACGCGTCGTGAAGTCGCACGGCATTCGGGGCGAACTCGTCGTCGACGTCCGTACCGATGAGCCCGAGCTGCGTTTTGCTCGCGGCTCGGTCCTGCGCGGCCGACTGCCGCGCGGTGGCGGAGAACGTGGATTCACCGTGACAGCCGCCCGGGAACATTCCGGGCGGCTGTTGGTGTCTCTCGACGGCATCGCCGGTCGCGATGCGGCCGACGCCCTGCGCGGCACCTTGTTCCTCATCGACTCCTCGGAGGTCGAGCCGTCCGACGACCCGGACGAGTTCTACGACCACGAACTCGAAGGCGTCCCGGTCCAGCTCGCCGACGGCGCCGAGGTCGGCGTCGTCGAATCGGTCCTGCACATGCCCGGTGGCGAGCTGCTGTCGGTGCGCACCCCCGACAAGCGTGAGGTCCTCATCCCGTTCGTGCGGGAGATCGTGCCGACGGTGACCCGCGAACTGATCGTCATCGACCCGCCCGAGGGTCTCCTCGATCCGGACTCGGCCGACGGCGCGAAGTGA
- a CDS encoding DUF2469 domain-containing protein translates to MSAEDLEKYETEMELSLYREYKDIVGQFTYVVETERRFYLANAVEMIPRNTDGEVYFELRMSDAWVWDMYRPARFVKQVRVITFKDVNIEELEKPELRLPDEP, encoded by the coding sequence ATGAGTGCTGAGGATCTCGAGAAGTACGAAACCGAGATGGAACTCTCTCTGTATCGCGAGTACAAGGACATTGTCGGCCAGTTCACCTACGTGGTGGAGACCGAGCGGCGCTTCTACCTTGCCAACGCGGTCGAGATGATTCCCCGCAACACCGACGGCGAGGTGTACTTCGAACTCCGGATGAGCGACGCCTGGGTCTGGGACATGTACCGGCCGGCGCGCTTCGTCAAGCAGGTTCGCGTGATCACCTTCAAGGACGTCAACATCGAGGAGCTCGAGAAGCCGGAACTGCGGCTTCCCGACGAGCCCTGA
- a CDS encoding HNH endonuclease signature motif containing protein, with product MYSLMDELKASQRRESHEHWTRYQTVHAIAERCMSTRNTFGGGIVVTGEADCVQRVSRQLSLTRRQAEILIDETITLHENLPEVLDTLRDGITTRWQLQVILSRTALVPADSSITPTLDADIAATLRNKKGSWTRARLRDMVDRLVFRHDPDLVRERRKEALDNRGMYTHTLDDGTAEITGVMAAENVRIAAKAVRVLADSVCKHDGRTVGQRNSDAMFALLTGILFECCCDRHDCTAEIPEPGAAVAAVRSEIIIHVVTDAATLNGAPGIAWIDAHGVISDEHVRDLANRPDATIKPVTPARTASIRVAAETPSPPIDHDERDAQTREARRPQPTATPIEKPTAPNVAEAPSSDAIVVYPGSQPSHPYRPTTACADFVRIRDGYCTEPGCERSSFDCDLDHVAEFDHQRPTRGGLTSSENLNPKCRFGHLHKTFGDWIDVQYRDDEGRLVTEYVTPEGYRIRGDAETLEDLFPNLHRIRFEQPAQAPPTPRVITGDDNPLPTNRTAAKHARRRAERARNRRERERREQIDGPAPF from the coding sequence ATGTACTCCCTTATGGACGAACTCAAAGCGTCACAGCGCCGCGAATCCCACGAACACTGGACCCGCTATCAGACGGTGCACGCGATCGCGGAACGCTGCATGAGCACCCGCAACACCTTCGGCGGCGGGATCGTTGTCACCGGTGAGGCCGACTGCGTCCAGCGGGTGTCGCGCCAGTTGTCTTTGACACGGCGCCAAGCCGAGATCCTCATCGACGAAACCATCACCCTGCACGAGAACCTGCCCGAGGTACTGGACACCCTGCGCGATGGCATCACCACCCGGTGGCAACTTCAAGTCATCCTGTCCCGCACCGCACTCGTACCGGCAGACTCGTCGATCACTCCCACCCTCGACGCCGACATCGCCGCCACCCTCCGCAACAAGAAAGGCTCGTGGACACGAGCCCGCCTGCGCGACATGGTCGACCGCCTCGTCTTCCGTCACGACCCAGACCTGGTCCGCGAACGCCGCAAAGAAGCGCTCGACAACCGAGGGATGTATACCCACACCCTCGACGACGGCACCGCCGAGATCACCGGCGTGATGGCCGCGGAGAACGTGCGTATCGCCGCCAAGGCCGTTCGCGTACTGGCAGATTCGGTCTGCAAGCACGACGGTCGCACCGTCGGACAACGCAACTCCGACGCGATGTTCGCCCTCCTGACCGGCATCCTGTTCGAATGCTGCTGCGATCGTCACGACTGCACAGCCGAGATACCCGAACCCGGGGCGGCCGTCGCGGCGGTACGCAGCGAGATCATCATCCACGTCGTCACCGATGCCGCGACACTGAACGGCGCACCCGGGATCGCCTGGATCGACGCCCACGGCGTCATCTCCGACGAGCACGTCCGCGACCTCGCCAACCGACCCGACGCCACCATCAAACCCGTGACTCCGGCCCGCACGGCATCCATACGAGTTGCGGCCGAAACACCCTCGCCGCCAATCGACCACGATGAGCGTGACGCACAAACCCGCGAAGCCAGACGCCCGCAACCCACGGCCACTCCGATCGAGAAGCCGACCGCTCCGAACGTTGCCGAAGCACCGTCATCGGATGCGATAGTCGTCTATCCCGGCTCCCAGCCATCCCACCCGTACCGCCCGACCACCGCGTGCGCCGACTTCGTCCGCATCCGCGACGGCTACTGCACCGAACCGGGTTGCGAGCGGTCGTCCTTCGACTGCGACCTCGACCACGTCGCCGAGTTCGACCATCAACGCCCCACCCGCGGTGGACTCACCTCGAGTGAGAACCTCAATCCCAAATGCCGCTTCGGACATCTACACAAAACCTTCGGTGACTGGATCGACGTCCAGTACCGCGACGACGAGGGCCGTCTGGTCACCGAGTACGTCACCCCGGAGGGCTACCGCATTCGCGGCGACGCCGAAACCCTCGAAGACCTCTTCCCCAACCTGCACCGCATTCGCTTCGAACAACCCGCCCAAGCCCCACCCACACCACGGGTCATCACCGGTGACGACAACCCGTTGCCGACCAACCGAACCGCCGCGAAACACGCCCGGCGGCGAGCCGAACGCGCCCGCAACCGACGAGAACGCGAACGCCGCGAGCAGATCGACGGACCGGCGCCGTTCTGA
- the bluB gene encoding 5,6-dimethylbenzimidazole synthase translates to MTDGTFDDRFVDDLDRLFRWRRDVRRFSREPLEPHLLPEILAAAELSPSVGNSQPWRWVEVQTRSAREAVRDSFVRCNSEALDGHTGERAQLYSSLKLAGLDDAPVHLAVFCEPDPDQGHGLGRQTVPETLEYSVVTAITTMWLAARARGVGIGWVSILDPNEVTAALAVPPTWKLVAYLCIGYPDQKNDVPELERVGWQSRTESEKRHLIR, encoded by the coding sequence ATGACCGACGGAACTTTCGACGACAGGTTCGTCGACGATCTCGACCGACTCTTCCGCTGGCGACGCGACGTCCGCCGGTTCAGTCGCGAACCGCTCGAACCGCATCTCCTCCCCGAGATCCTCGCAGCGGCAGAGCTTTCGCCGTCCGTCGGTAACAGCCAGCCCTGGCGGTGGGTCGAGGTGCAGACCCGGTCGGCGCGGGAGGCCGTACGCGACAGCTTCGTCCGCTGCAACAGCGAGGCGCTCGACGGCCACACCGGTGAACGCGCACAGCTGTATTCGTCACTCAAGCTCGCCGGACTCGACGACGCACCTGTCCACCTCGCCGTGTTCTGCGAACCCGATCCCGACCAGGGCCACGGCCTGGGTCGCCAAACCGTGCCGGAAACGCTCGAATACTCGGTCGTCACCGCGATCACCACCATGTGGCTCGCCGCCCGGGCCCGCGGCGTCGGAATCGGCTGGGTGTCCATCCTCGACCCGAACGAGGTGACTGCCGCCCTTGCGGTCCCGCCTACGTGGAAGCTGGTCGCCTACCTCTGCATCGGCTATCCCGACCAAAAGAACGACGTCCCCGAACTCGAACGGGTCGGCTGGCAGTCCCGCACCGAGTCGGAGAAGCGGCACCTCATTCGCTGA
- the rplS gene encoding 50S ribosomal protein L19 produces the protein MNTLDFLDKQSLRDDVPEFGPGDTLDVHVKVIEGSKERVQVFKGVVIRRQGGGVRETFTVRKVSFGVGVERTFPVHSPNIAKIDVLTRGDVRRAKLYYLRDLRGKAAKIKEKR, from the coding sequence ATGAACACGCTCGACTTCCTCGACAAGCAGTCCCTCCGCGACGATGTCCCGGAGTTCGGCCCCGGCGACACCCTCGACGTCCACGTCAAGGTCATCGAGGGCAGCAAGGAACGCGTCCAGGTGTTCAAGGGTGTCGTGATCCGTCGCCAGGGAGGCGGCGTCCGCGAGACCTTCACCGTCCGCAAGGTGTCCTTCGGCGTCGGCGTTGAGCGCACCTTCCCGGTGCACAGCCCGAACATCGCCAAGATCGACGTCCTCACCCGCGGTGACGTCCGTCGCGCCAAGCTCTACTACCTGCGCGATCTGCGTGGCAAGGCCGCAAAGATCAAGGAAAAGCGCTGA
- a CDS encoding ribonuclease HII: MSRWPPRSPVRRAAGLRTFEFALHRQGLGPVAGVDEAGRGACAGPLVVAACVLKPTQLASLADLDDSKRLTEKTRETLYRSVTRYAHAWSAVIIDAAEIDRIGIHVANIEGMRRAVAALDVTPGYVLSDGFAVPGLTAPSLPVIGGDGAAACIAAASIIAKVTRDRIMVAMDADLPGYDFAIHKGYSTALHMSRIDAAGPSPQHRMSYRNVAARVVSSANDNRDRLTG, from the coding sequence ATGAGTCGCTGGCCACCGCGTTCGCCTGTTCGTCGTGCAGCCGGACTGCGGACCTTCGAATTCGCGCTCCACCGTCAGGGCCTCGGCCCGGTCGCCGGGGTCGACGAGGCCGGGCGCGGCGCGTGTGCCGGGCCGCTGGTGGTCGCGGCGTGCGTGCTGAAACCGACGCAGCTGGCCTCGCTTGCCGACCTCGACGACTCCAAGCGGCTCACCGAGAAGACCCGGGAGACGCTCTACCGATCGGTGACCCGGTACGCACATGCGTGGAGCGCGGTGATCATCGACGCCGCGGAGATCGACCGGATCGGCATCCATGTCGCGAACATCGAGGGCATGCGTCGAGCGGTCGCGGCACTCGACGTGACTCCCGGATATGTGCTGTCCGACGGTTTCGCCGTCCCGGGGCTCACCGCGCCGTCGCTGCCGGTGATCGGGGGAGACGGGGCCGCTGCCTGCATCGCCGCCGCGAGCATCATCGCGAAGGTGACGCGGGATCGGATCATGGTCGCGATGGACGCCGACCTGCCCGGATACGATTTCGCGATCCACAAGGGATACAGCACAGCTCTTCACATGTCCCGCATCGATGCGGCGGGACCGTCACCACAACACCGCATGTCGTACCGTAACGTCGCGGCACGAGTGGTCTCCAGCGCAAACGACAACAGGGATAGGCTTACAGGATGA
- the rpsP gene encoding 30S ribosomal protein S16: MAVKIKLTRLGKIRNPQYRIVVADARTRRNGRVIETIGKYHPKEEPSLIEVDSERAQYWLGVGAQPTEPVAAILKVTGDWQKFKGLPGAEGTLKTAEVKPSKLDLFNAALAAADNEPVAAATTPKKKAAKKDEAPAEEAAAEAPAAEGDA; this comes from the coding sequence ATGGCTGTCAAGATCAAGCTCACGCGGCTCGGCAAGATCCGCAACCCGCAGTACCGCATCGTCGTCGCCGACGCTCGGACCCGCCGCAACGGCCGGGTGATCGAGACCATCGGCAAGTACCACCCGAAGGAGGAGCCCTCGCTGATCGAGGTCGACTCCGAGCGCGCCCAGTACTGGCTGGGTGTCGGCGCACAGCCGACCGAGCCCGTGGCCGCGATCCTCAAGGTCACCGGTGACTGGCAGAAGTTCAAGGGCCTGCCGGGCGCCGAGGGCACCCTGAAGACCGCCGAGGTCAAGCCGTCCAAGCTCGACCTGTTCAACGCCGCGCTCGCCGCGGCCGACAACGAGCCGGTCGCCGCGGCCACCACTCCGAAGAAGAAGGCCGCCAAGAAGGACGAGGCCCCGGCAGAAGAAGCTGCCGCGGAGGCTCCCGCCGCCGAGGGTGACGCGTGA
- a CDS encoding DUF4185 domain-containing protein, whose translation MPSRFTKGVRLALAGAFAIGTSAIVLTAGTGIAEAAPCGNSGAGSSLLGTGSSGSTNAPAAGPQGPLPVYNGNISKVLSWVTGPRSNNNTYDRFGISGTDLGIAWDNGRGQTLMAFGDTFGNCTAVGQEWRHNVLLRTNDDDFSDGKITIPNGVAGDENSGTVIRGRANYAEELIPSLGISNIEVTTIPTAAISLPHGNGFRQYINYMSVRSWGSAGNWITNYSGIAYSDNNGQTWTSDPDTILINAPIDLELPGNLRAIDVNNGKFQQNAYMRGRPGTDEEDYIYQFGTPNGRFGAAFLARFKPEDILDLGRYEYWSGERIGWVDSISDIHDTEGVVARQPVSELSVAWSPYLNKYIMLDGDNGIRLRTADHPEGPWSSPRNIVAPGNPVVYGPMMLPTSPALTGTGKELYFNASRWSDYNVMLIRSDLGKL comes from the coding sequence GTGCCCAGCCGTTTCACCAAGGGTGTCCGACTGGCGCTGGCGGGAGCCTTCGCAATCGGTACCTCCGCGATCGTCCTGACCGCCGGTACCGGTATCGCAGAGGCCGCACCGTGCGGCAACTCCGGCGCCGGTTCGAGTCTTCTCGGAACCGGTTCGTCGGGCAGCACCAACGCCCCTGCGGCCGGACCCCAGGGCCCGCTGCCCGTCTACAACGGGAACATCTCCAAGGTCCTCAGCTGGGTCACCGGTCCGCGTAGCAACAACAACACGTACGACCGCTTCGGTATCAGCGGCACCGACCTGGGCATCGCCTGGGACAACGGCCGCGGGCAGACGTTGATGGCATTCGGCGACACCTTCGGCAACTGCACCGCCGTCGGCCAGGAATGGCGCCACAACGTCCTGCTGCGCACGAACGACGACGACTTCAGCGACGGCAAGATCACCATCCCGAACGGCGTCGCCGGCGACGAGAACTCGGGCACCGTGATCAGGGGTCGCGCGAACTACGCCGAGGAACTCATTCCGTCGCTGGGCATCTCGAACATCGAGGTCACCACGATCCCCACGGCGGCGATCTCGCTGCCCCACGGCAACGGGTTCCGGCAGTACATCAACTACATGTCGGTCCGCTCATGGGGTTCGGCGGGCAACTGGATCACCAACTACTCGGGTATCGCCTACTCGGACAACAACGGTCAGACGTGGACGAGCGACCCCGACACCATCCTCATCAACGCGCCGATCGACCTCGAACTCCCCGGCAACCTCCGCGCAATCGACGTCAACAACGGAAAGTTCCAGCAGAACGCCTACATGCGCGGACGGCCCGGCACCGACGAAGAGGACTACATCTACCAGTTCGGTACGCCCAACGGCCGTTTCGGCGCCGCGTTCCTGGCGCGGTTCAAGCCGGAGGACATCCTCGACCTCGGCAGGTACGAGTACTGGTCCGGCGAGCGCATCGGATGGGTCGACAGCATCAGCGACATCCACGACACCGAAGGCGTCGTCGCCCGCCAACCGGTCAGCGAACTGTCCGTCGCCTGGAGCCCGTACCTGAACAAATACATCATGCTCGACGGCGACAACGGCATCCGGCTCCGCACCGCAGATCATCCTGAGGGTCCGTGGAGCTCGCCGCGCAACATCGTGGCCCCCGGCAACCCGGTGGTCTACGGACCGATGATGCTGCCGACCTCGCCGGCACTGACGGGCACCGGAAAAGAGCTGTACTTCAACGCCTCACGCTGGAGCGACTACAACGTGATGCTCATCCGCTCCGACCTCGGCAAGCTGTAG
- the lepB gene encoding signal peptidase I produces the protein MADTQRPSDDRDLDTDGNDGEKRPWRLKSDPDETEDATSKSGSGSLLREVAIIVGCVLLLTWLLQTFIGRQYVIPSESMESTLIGCDGCTNDRIVIDKMVYRFGDPEPGDVVVFKGPSESWNGAWVSPRSTNPVMHKAQDALSWFGFAPPDENNLVKRVIATGGQTIECRNDEGVGVKVDGKPLREPYINMELQRETLAAYGPDSGVSDKLPPCLGPDFGPIKVPEGNVWVMGDNRLNSQDSRYHVDDQYQGTVPASDIRGKVRTIIYPFSRIGGVGSINPQQ, from the coding sequence GTGGCCGACACACAGCGACCCAGCGACGATCGCGACCTTGACACCGACGGCAACGACGGCGAGAAGCGTCCCTGGCGGTTGAAGTCCGATCCGGACGAGACCGAGGACGCCACGAGCAAGTCGGGTTCCGGCTCGCTCTTGCGCGAGGTCGCGATCATCGTGGGGTGCGTCCTGCTCCTCACCTGGCTGCTGCAGACCTTCATCGGCCGGCAGTACGTCATCCCGTCGGAGTCGATGGAGTCGACTCTCATCGGTTGCGACGGGTGCACCAACGATCGCATCGTCATCGACAAGATGGTCTACCGCTTCGGCGACCCCGAGCCCGGTGACGTCGTCGTCTTCAAGGGACCGTCGGAGTCGTGGAACGGCGCCTGGGTGTCGCCGCGCTCGACCAACCCGGTCATGCACAAGGCGCAGGATGCGCTGTCGTGGTTCGGTTTTGCCCCGCCCGACGAGAACAACCTCGTCAAGCGCGTGATCGCGACCGGCGGGCAGACCATCGAATGCCGCAACGACGAGGGCGTCGGCGTGAAGGTCGACGGCAAGCCGCTGCGCGAGCCGTACATCAACATGGAGTTGCAGCGCGAGACCCTCGCGGCCTACGGGCCCGATTCCGGTGTCAGCGACAAGCTGCCTCCGTGCCTCGGCCCGGACTTCGGTCCGATAAAGGTACCGGAGGGCAATGTGTGGGTGATGGGTGACAACCGCCTGAACTCACAGGATTCGCGCTATCACGTCGATGACCAGTACCAGGGCACCGTCCCGGCCAGCGACATCCGCGGCAAGGTCCGGACCATCATCTATCCTTTCTCGCGGATCGGTGGTGTCGGTTCGATCAATCCCCAGCAATGA